From the Actinopolymorpha singaporensis genome, the window CGGCTGCCCGCGCGCACTCCTGGGCCACCTCACCCAGAAGCAGGCCGCGGTGCCGGCCGGTTCCCTCCGCGCCGACCACCAGCAGCTCGGCGTCCTCCGACGCCATGATCAGCACCTGCTCCGGCGTACCCTCCTCCACCTGACCCTCGGCGTCGACCCGGCTTTCCCGCAGTTGGTTCACCTGCTCCCACAGGTCGCCCACGGTGTCCCCCACCGACCGAGCCCGGTAGCGACGGGACTCCACCGTGAGTACCGAGCCCACCACCGGCTCCCGGACGTGCAGCAGGACCAGCCGGGCGCCCCGCCGGGCACACTCCTCCGCGGCCCAGTCCACAGCCGCCTCCGCCGAGGCCGAGCCGTCCACGCCGACCACCACGAACGGGCGGCCGTCGGAGGAGCCGACGGCCGCCGGAGTGGTCTGCACCGCCGGCCCATTCTCGAGCCGGGACTCGGCCCCGGGCCGGGACTCGCGCCGGGGCGCCGGGACTGCCGTGGTTTCGCTCATGGTCGTCCTCCCACACAGGAGGGGGTCCCCCGCGCCACCACCCTCCCGCGGGATGCGGGCGGCCACTCAGAGCCCTAGTGCCCCACCGGGGCACGCCGATGGTCGAGATGGTCGCCGGGCGCATGTCCGCTCAGAGCGCGGACCGGTCGCGGTCCGGTAACGAAACTGCGGCCCCCGTAACGGTTCGGCCAAAACTCACATCGCGATGGGACGCTCACCGACCGTCGTTCGGATCCGGAGCAACACTGTCCACGTTGGGAAACGGTTTGCGGGCGGTTGTACCCTTCGCCCGGTGCCCTGCGAGATGGACGCCCCGCAGGAAGGGGTGCCTGATTTCTCACTCAGCACAACAGGCCTTACCGTGTTCCAGTTCAATCAGCTCGACATTGTTGTGTCCGCGTTGCGCGCGCATGCCCCGCATGCGCCGGCGCTCGCCGGCACCGCAATGCCCCCAAGGAGGTGACAAGGCCGTATGTTCGCTTCACGGAACGGCCAACGTCGATACCGGCATTGGGCGGCCGTGAGTGGTTTGTGCGTCCTCGCCCTGGTAGCTGCCGCGTGCAGCCAGGGCACAACGCCTTCTGCTCCGACGACCACTGCGGCCGGAAAGCCCGTCAAGGGCGGCACGCTCAACATGTTGGGCTCCGGCGACGTTGACTACATGGATCCCAACGTCAGCTACTACTCCATCGGCTACCTCGGCCTGCGGATGTGGAGCCGGCAGCTGTTCACCTACCCCGCCGAGAACGGCAAGGTGACGACGTCCGTGCCCGACCTGGCGGAGGAGATTCCGACCGCCGACAACAAGGGCATCAGCGCCGACGGCAAGACCTACACGATCTCCATTCGCCAGGGCGCGCAGTGGAACAGCTCCCCCGCACGGCAGGTGACCGCCGCCGACATGGTCCGGGGCGTCAAGCGCACCTGCAACCCCGTCCAGCCCTTCGGTGGCATCCCGAACTTCGCCGACCTGATCGTCGGCTACCAGAAGTTCTGTGACGGTTTCGCCAAGGTCGGTCAGAAGCCCGCCGACATGGCGAAGTACATCAACGACACCCCGCTCCCGGGTGTCGTCGCCAAGGACGAGCGCACGGTGGTCTTCAAGCTGAACCACCCGGCGACCTACTTCGTGGACATGCTGACGCTGCCGGCGTTCTCCCCGGCGCCGAAGGAGTTCCTGAAGTACGCCCCGGCCAGCCTCGACCTCGCCAAGAACACGCTGTCGAACGGTCCGTACGCCATCAAGACGTACTCGCCGACCAAGCAGATCGTGTTCGAGCGCAACCCCGCCTGGAAGGCCTCCAGCGACCCGGTGCGCAAGGCCTACGTCGACAAGATCGTCGTCAACCAGACGGTCAGCCAGGAGTCCACGCAGCAGCAGCTGCAGACGGGCAGCCCGAGTGCGGACATGGAGTGGGACAACTTCCCGCCGCCGTCGCAGCTGCCGCAGCTGATCGCCAAGAAGGACCCGAACCTCAACCTCGGTGAGACCGGTTCGTCGAACCCGTACATCGTGTTCAACACGGTGTCGCCGAGCAACAACGGCGCCCTGAAGAAGCCCGAGGTCCGGCAGGCGCTGGCGTACGCGATCAACCGCGCCAACATCATCCAGGCGCTCGGTGGGCCGAAGGTCAACCCGCCGCTCACCCACGTCCTGCCGAGCAGCATCGTCGGCAGCAAGGACTTCGACCCGTACCCGCACAACGTGGCCAAGGCGAAGCAGCTGCTGGCCAAGGCGGGCTACAAGAACGGTCTGACGCTGAAGTTCGTGTACCGCAACGCCTCCGAGGGCAGCCGCAAGACGTTCGCGACTGTGCAGCAGGACCTCAAGGCGATCGGTGTCAACGTCAAGGGTGTCGCGGTTCCCAACGCCGACTTCTACACGAAGTACATGCAGGCGCCGAGCGTGACAAAGCGCGGTGTCTGGGACGTCTCCCTGGCCGGATGGGGTTCGGACTGGTACGGCAACGCCGCACTGTCCTTCTTCGCCCCGCTGTTCTCCGGCAAGCCGTCGTTCCCGCCGGTCGGGAGCAACTTCGGCTTCTACGAGAACCCCGCGGTCAACAAGCTCATCACGCAGGCCTCCACCGCCAAGGAGGAGTCCACCGCGGGGAGCCTGTGGGCGCAGGCCGACCAGCAGGTCATGAAGGACGCGCCGTTCTTCCCGATCACCAACCCGGTGCAGGCCAACTACCACGCATCGCAGACGAAGAACACCGTCTACCTTCCGTCCTTGCAGAACTTCGACCCGACCAACATCTGGTTGGAGCAGGGCAAGCAGGGCGGCTGACCCCCACGGAGGAGGGCGCCCGGCCGGGCCGGCCGGTGCGCCCTCCTTCGCCTGATGGAGATTCCCGTGGTCGACAACATCGACAACTCCGCCAACGCCGCGCCGGACACCCTCCGAGCCGGCACCTCCCCGCTGCTTTCCGTCCAGGACCTGAAGGTGTCGTTCAGGACATCGGACGGTGTCGTACAGGCCGTACGCGGCGTGTCGTTCGACGTGGAGCGCGGCAAGACCCTCGCCATCGTCGGCGAGTCCGGTTCGGGCAAGAGTGTCTCCACCCAGACCGTCGTGGGCCTCACCCGGGGCGCGAAGGTCAGCGGACGGGCGCTCTTCGAGGGCCGTGACCTGCTCACCATGAGCAAGGAGGACCTGCGACAGGTCCGTGGCGCGAAGATCGGCATGATCTTCCAGGACTCCCAGTCCAGTCTTCACCCCTACTACCGCGTCGGCTGGCAGATCAGCGAGATGATCCGCGCCCACGACCGGTCGATCTCGAAGTCCGCGGCACGCGAACGCTCGATCGAGCTGTTGCGCCGGGTCGGCATCCCCAAGCCCGACCGCCGCGTCGACGACTACCCCCACCAGTTCTCCGGCGGCATGCGCCAGCGCGCGATGATCGCGATGGCGATGGCGCTGGATCCCGTGCTTCTGGTCGCCGACGAGCCCACCACCGCCCTCGACGTCACCGTCCAGGCGCAGGTGCTGGAGGTCATGGCCGACCTGCAGGCGGAGTTCGGCACCGCACTGATCATGATCACCCACGACCTCGGCGTGGTGGCCGACGTCGCCGACGAGGTGGCGGTGATGTACGCCGGGCGCATCATGGAACGCACCACCCGGCGGGAGCTGTTCTACCACCACCACCACCCCTACACCGAGGGTCTGCTCGGCTCGCTGCCGGCCGAGAGCGGGGAGCGGCGCCGGCTACGGCCCATCGCGGGCAGTCCGCCGAGCCTGATCAGTCCCCCGTCCGGCTGTCCCTTCCACCCGCGGTGCCCGTACGCCTTCGACCAGTGCCGGTCGGAGACCCCGCCGCTGCGCGAGGTCTTCGGCGACCGGGCGCACCACAGTGCGTGCTGGTTGCCGACCGACGAGGCCGGTCGCGGCGAGGCGCGGGCGGCCCTAACGTCCAGCACGACGAGCACCAGGTGAGGCGATCGGTGAACGCCAGCGACACATCGAACAGCACGCCGAAGGCCCCCGCCACCGCCCGCGGAGGCACCGACCACGACGTGCTTCTGGAGGTCGAGAACCTCCAGAAGTGGTTCCCGGTCTCCTCCGACCGGCTGTTCCGGCGCGGCAAGGAGCACGTGCAGGCCGTCGACGGA encodes:
- a CDS encoding universal stress protein; translation: MSETTAVPAPRRESRPGAESRLENGPAVQTTPAAVGSSDGRPFVVVGVDGSASAEAAVDWAAEECARRGARLVLLHVREPVVGSVLTVESRRYRARSVGDTVGDLWEQVNQLRESRVDAEGQVEEGTPEQVLIMASEDAELLVVGAEGTGRHRGLLLGEVAQECARAAVCPVVIIPPPGGRQGVTA
- a CDS encoding ABC transporter substrate-binding protein, with product MDPNVSYYSIGYLGLRMWSRQLFTYPAENGKVTTSVPDLAEEIPTADNKGISADGKTYTISIRQGAQWNSSPARQVTAADMVRGVKRTCNPVQPFGGIPNFADLIVGYQKFCDGFAKVGQKPADMAKYINDTPLPGVVAKDERTVVFKLNHPATYFVDMLTLPAFSPAPKEFLKYAPASLDLAKNTLSNGPYAIKTYSPTKQIVFERNPAWKASSDPVRKAYVDKIVVNQTVSQESTQQQLQTGSPSADMEWDNFPPPSQLPQLIAKKDPNLNLGETGSSNPYIVFNTVSPSNNGALKKPEVRQALAYAINRANIIQALGGPKVNPPLTHVLPSSIVGSKDFDPYPHNVAKAKQLLAKAGYKNGLTLKFVYRNASEGSRKTFATVQQDLKAIGVNVKGVAVPNADFYTKYMQAPSVTKRGVWDVSLAGWGSDWYGNAALSFFAPLFSGKPSFPPVGSNFGFYENPAVNKLITQASTAKEESTAGSLWAQADQQVMKDAPFFPITNPVQANYHASQTKNTVYLPSLQNFDPTNIWLEQGKQGG
- a CDS encoding ABC transporter ATP-binding protein, which encodes MEIPVVDNIDNSANAAPDTLRAGTSPLLSVQDLKVSFRTSDGVVQAVRGVSFDVERGKTLAIVGESGSGKSVSTQTVVGLTRGAKVSGRALFEGRDLLTMSKEDLRQVRGAKIGMIFQDSQSSLHPYYRVGWQISEMIRAHDRSISKSAARERSIELLRRVGIPKPDRRVDDYPHQFSGGMRQRAMIAMAMALDPVLLVADEPTTALDVTVQAQVLEVMADLQAEFGTALIMITHDLGVVADVADEVAVMYAGRIMERTTRRELFYHHHHPYTEGLLGSLPAESGERRRLRPIAGSPPSLISPPSGCPFHPRCPYAFDQCRSETPPLREVFGDRAHHSACWLPTDEAGRGEARAALTSSTTSTR